GAGCCCCGCGGGAGAAGTGCCGGAGCTGACGCTCGCCGAGCTGCAGACGGCGCTGGTCGACGGCGTCCGCCGCGGCGAGCGTGTGGCGGCGCTGTTCGCGGCGGCCCGGGAGCACGGCACGTGCCTGGTCGCCGTCCTCGCCTCGGACCGCGACGGAAGCATACGGGTGGGCCGCAGCTCGCCGATCCAAGGCTCGTTCCCGTCACTCACTCCGCAGCTACCGAGCGTCCACCTCTTCGAGCGCGAGATCTTCGAGCAGCACGATCTGCGGCCGGACGGACACCCGTGGCTCAAGCCGGTGCGTTTTCCGCCGCGCGCGGGGGCGGCCGCCGCGGTCGGCATCGCGGACTTCTACAAGATCGAGGGCGACGAGGTCCACGAAGTCGCCGTGGGGCCCGTGCATGCGGGGGTGATCGAGCCGGGTCACTTCCGCTTCCAGTGTCACGGTGAGAACGTGATGCACCTGGAGATCTCGCTCGGCTACCAGCATCGCGGCGTGGAGCGCGCCGTCGTGGCCGGCGACCCGCGCCGCAGGCTCCACTATTTCGAGACGGCCGCGGGAGACACCACGATCGGACACGCGACGGCCTACGCGCAGCTCGTCGAGGCGCTCGCGGGCTCCCGGGTCTCCGCGCGCGCACACGCGCTGCGGGCGGTCGCGCTCGAGCTCGAGCGCATGGCGAACCACACGGGCGATCTGGGCGCGCTGGCCGGTGACGTGGGCTTCCTGCCCACCGCCGCGTTCTGCGGCAGGCTGCGAGGTGACTGGCTGAACCTCTCCGCCGAGCTCTGCGGAAGCCGCTTCGGGCGGGGCCTGGTGCGGCCCGGGGGTCTCGGCTTCGACGTCGACGGACCGCGCGCCGCGCGAATGGCCGAGGCGGTGGAACGAGCGGTGGCCGAGGTGGGCCAGTCCGCAGACCTGCTCTGGGACACGCCGTCGGTGATGTCGCGCTTCGAAGACACGTGCCCGCTCTCGCGCGAGCAAGCCTTTGCGATTGGACTCGTGGGCCCGGCGGCGCGCGCCTGCGGCCTGACCCGAGACGTCCGCACGACGCATCCGACCGGGATCTACCGCGTCGCCCAGATCCCCGTGGCGACCTGGGACTCGGGCGACGTGTTCGCGCGCGCCTACGTGCGCTGGCTCGAGGTGCGGCGCTCGGCGGAGTTTGCCCGCGACCAGCTCGGCAGCCTGCCCGGCGGACAGATGCGCGCGAGCTGCGGTGCGCTCGCGCCGGACCACGTCTGCGTCTCACTGGTCGAGGGCTGGCGCGGCGAAATCTGTCACGTCGGCTGGACGGACGCGTCGGGGCGCCTCTCCGGCTACAAGATCGTGGATCCGTCGTTCCACAACTGGCTGGGGCTCGCCCTGGCGCTGCGCGGTCAGCAGATCTCCGACTTCCCGCTGTGCAACAAGAGCTTCAATCTCAGCTACTGCGGGTTCGACCTGTAGGTCTCCGGAGGCGGACATGTGGAAGATCCTTCGCGCGCGCATCGCCCAGGGAACACGGACGATCGCGTTCCCCGCCGGCGAGCCCACTCTGCCCGATCGGCTGCGCGGCGCGCCGGCCCTCGACTTCGCGCGCTGCCGCGATGGCTGCCGC
The Myxococcota bacterium DNA segment above includes these coding regions:
- a CDS encoding NADH-quinone oxidoreductase subunit C; this translates as MSSADDLLRTQSAVASPAGEVPELTLAELQTALVDGVRRGERVAALFAAAREHGTCLVAVLASDRDGSIRVGRSSPIQGSFPSLTPQLPSVHLFEREIFEQHDLRPDGHPWLKPVRFPPRAGAAAAVGIADFYKIEGDEVHEVAVGPVHAGVIEPGHFRFQCHGENVMHLEISLGYQHRGVERAVVAGDPRRRLHYFETAAGDTTIGHATAYAQLVEALAGSRVSARAHALRAVALELERMANHTGDLGALAGDVGFLPTAAFCGRLRGDWLNLSAELCGSRFGRGLVRPGGLGFDVDGPRAARMAEAVERAVAEVGQSADLLWDTPSVMSRFEDTCPLSREQAFAIGLVGPAARACGLTRDVRTTHPTGIYRVAQIPVATWDSGDVFARAYVRWLEVRRSAEFARDQLGSLPGGQMRASCGALAPDHVCVSLVEGWRGEICHVGWTDASGRLSGYKIVDPSFHNWLGLALALRGQQISDFPLCNKSFNLSYCGFDL